From Cecembia calidifontis, one genomic window encodes:
- a CDS encoding MFS transporter: MQENINSLSYRMLFLNTLAFTICFAVWTFNGVMVTYLVDNNIFEWGPVEIGWLLGIPILTGAVLRLPLGIITDKYGGKWIFAGLLLFCAIPMYLIAYVDSFIFYAVLSFFFGFAGAGFAVGIGYTSVWFPKNWQGRALGIFGAGNAGAALTTLLAPTLLNRFTDHGSNPENWRLLPQYYAGVLVLMALTFILFSVNKKTGAPARTMGQILRPLQSIRVWRFGFYYFLVFGCFIAFAQWLVPYFVNVYGASLVVAGLFASLFSFPSGVIRVLGGWMSDKIGARRVMLGTFRWSVILAALLMVPRMDIITPGKGIMAERAGQVQSVSDREIIVEEKSYGLASKALANQKMEDPNTLASFLPQKYNWQEPVVTEGQQVVKKELLAKGVTQISFEANMWVYAILVLLIGIVWGIGKAGVYRFIPDYFPNEVGTVGGMVGVIGGLGGFVCPILFGYLLDWTGLWTSSWILMFILSVLCLYWMLQVTRKLIKAESPEIANKIDRVK, encoded by the coding sequence ATGCAAGAGAATATCAATTCACTGTCTTATAGAATGCTCTTTCTGAACACCTTGGCATTCACCATTTGCTTTGCTGTTTGGACTTTTAACGGGGTGATGGTCACCTACCTTGTTGATAACAATATTTTTGAGTGGGGACCGGTAGAAATTGGTTGGTTGCTTGGTATTCCAATCCTTACCGGAGCTGTACTGAGATTACCATTGGGAATTATTACGGACAAATATGGGGGGAAATGGATATTTGCAGGCTTATTGCTGTTTTGCGCCATTCCAATGTATTTGATTGCATATGTGGACAGCTTTATTTTTTATGCTGTATTAAGCTTCTTCTTTGGCTTTGCAGGTGCTGGATTTGCTGTCGGTATTGGCTATACCTCTGTATGGTTTCCCAAAAATTGGCAGGGAAGGGCTTTGGGGATTTTTGGCGCCGGAAATGCCGGAGCAGCGCTGACCACACTTTTGGCCCCCACCCTATTAAATAGGTTCACAGACCATGGTTCCAATCCGGAAAATTGGAGGCTTTTACCCCAGTACTATGCAGGTGTACTTGTGTTGATGGCCTTGACATTTATTTTGTTCTCAGTAAATAAAAAGACCGGAGCACCTGCCCGTACTATGGGCCAGATCCTAAGACCACTTCAAAGTATCCGAGTTTGGAGATTCGGATTCTATTATTTCCTTGTTTTTGGTTGTTTCATTGCATTTGCTCAGTGGTTGGTGCCTTATTTTGTGAATGTATATGGGGCAAGTTTGGTAGTAGCTGGGCTATTTGCCTCACTATTTTCATTCCCTTCCGGAGTAATCAGGGTATTGGGCGGATGGATGAGCGACAAAATTGGAGCCCGTAGGGTCATGTTGGGCACATTCCGCTGGTCAGTGATCTTGGCGGCCTTGTTGATGGTTCCCCGTATGGATATCATTACACCTGGCAAAGGAATAATGGCCGAAAGAGCAGGTCAGGTCCAATCAGTAAGTGACCGTGAAATCATTGTTGAAGAAAAAAGTTATGGATTGGCCTCCAAAGCATTGGCCAATCAAAAAATGGAAGACCCCAATACTTTGGCATCATTCCTGCCCCAAAAATATAATTGGCAGGAACCCGTAGTTACCGAAGGCCAACAAGTAGTTAAAAAAGAATTGCTTGCTAAAGGAGTGACACAGATTTCTTTTGAAGCCAATATGTGGGTTTATGCCATTCTCGTACTTTTGATCGGTATCGTCTGGGGAATTGGAAAAGCAGGTGTTTACAGGTTTATACCAGATTACTTCCCAAATGAAGTGGGCACTGTAGGTGGTATGGTAGGCGTCATCGGTGGCCTTGGAGGGTTTGTCTGCCCAATCCTCTTTGGTTACCTACTTGATTGGACAGGTCTCTGGACGAGTAGTTGGATCCTGATGTTTATCTTATCTGTACTTTGCCTATATTGGATGTTGCAGGTGACCAGAAAACTAATCAAAGCAGAATCCCCTGAAATAGCCAATAAAATTGATCGGGTGAAATAG
- the moaCB gene encoding bifunctional molybdenum cofactor biosynthesis protein MoaC/MoaB — protein sequence MINITHKSNTLRKAIAQAIVKVSSQETIQAVIEKKVPKGDVFEMAKVAGLFAAKRTADMIPDCHPLPVEFTAVSYEIKDLQIFIFVEIHTIYKTGVEVEAMHAASVVALTMYDMLKPLDKGISIEQIKLIEKKGGKTDFSKENIQVLKAAVIVCSDSIAAGKKEDSAGKAIIRKLENSKVQIHDYLVIPDEVNEIRNRLNQYVEQKVNMVIFTGGTGLSPRDVTPEAIKPLLKTEVPGIEEAIRAYGQQRTPYSMLSRSVAGLIGKTLVLALPGSTKGAEESMDAIFPAILHIFRVMEGPAFRHE from the coding sequence ATGATCAACATCACACATAAATCCAACACCTTAAGAAAAGCCATTGCCCAGGCCATAGTAAAGGTGAGTTCCCAGGAAACCATTCAAGCTGTAATTGAAAAGAAGGTTCCAAAAGGAGATGTCTTTGAAATGGCCAAAGTCGCAGGATTATTTGCAGCAAAGAGGACTGCGGATATGATTCCTGACTGTCATCCATTACCGGTAGAATTCACAGCAGTCAGTTATGAAATCAAAGACTTACAAATTTTCATTTTTGTTGAAATCCATACCATTTACAAAACAGGCGTAGAAGTAGAGGCCATGCATGCGGCCTCAGTAGTGGCTTTGACGATGTATGATATGCTCAAGCCATTGGATAAAGGAATCAGTATTGAGCAAATTAAACTGATAGAGAAAAAAGGAGGCAAAACTGATTTTTCAAAAGAAAACATTCAGGTTCTTAAAGCGGCTGTCATTGTATGTTCCGATTCTATAGCTGCCGGAAAGAAGGAAGACAGTGCAGGAAAAGCCATCATCAGAAAACTTGAAAATTCCAAGGTACAAATCCACGATTATCTTGTCATCCCTGATGAAGTAAACGAGATACGGAATCGGTTAAACCAATATGTGGAACAAAAAGTCAATATGGTCATTTTTACAGGAGGAACGGGACTTTCACCTAGAGATGTAACTCCTGAAGCCATCAAGCCGCTACTAAAAACAGAAGTACCGGGAATTGAGGAAGCTATAAGGGCTTACGGTCAGCAAAGAACCCCCTACTCCATGTTATCCCGTTCTGTTGCAGGATTGATTGGCAAAACCCTTGTTCTTGCATTACCGGGATCTACAAAAGGAGCAGAAGAATCCATGGATGCTATTTTCCCTGCTATCTTGCATATTTTTAGGGTCATGGAGGGGCCGGCTTTTAGGCATGAATGA
- a CDS encoding class I SAM-dependent methyltransferase, with amino-acid sequence MAVTKDHWENVYETKDTTKVGWFQEKPIVSLDLIEEFGINKNSAILDVGGGDSLLVDHLLALGYKDISVLDISSTSLKKAKIRLGKNADKIEWIHSDIIDFNPDRKYDVWHDRAVFHFLMDKEKIDIYLKISSLHIKPGGWLFIGVFSETGPETCSGLPVQRYSTVALAETFSMSFDCVKSFNTDHITPSGVTQNYSFCCLKRK; translated from the coding sequence ATGGCAGTAACAAAGGACCACTGGGAAAATGTATATGAAACTAAGGATACCACAAAAGTTGGTTGGTTCCAGGAAAAACCAATTGTTTCTCTCGATCTAATTGAAGAATTCGGGATTAACAAAAATTCAGCTATCTTAGATGTAGGAGGTGGTGACAGTTTATTGGTTGATCATTTGTTGGCCTTAGGTTATAAGGATATATCTGTCCTTGACATTTCTTCCACCTCTTTGAAAAAAGCGAAAATAAGATTGGGGAAAAATGCAGATAAAATCGAATGGATACATTCAGATATTATAGATTTTAATCCGGATCGGAAATATGATGTTTGGCATGACAGGGCTGTTTTCCATTTTTTGATGGATAAAGAAAAAATCGACATCTACCTTAAAATTTCATCCCTGCATATTAAACCGGGAGGATGGCTGTTTATTGGGGTCTTTTCAGAAACCGGACCAGAAACCTGCAGCGGACTTCCAGTCCAAAGGTATTCAACAGTAGCACTGGCAGAAACTTTTAGCATGTCCTTTGATTGCGTAAAAAGTTTTAATACGGATCACATTACCCCTTCCGGCGTAACTCAAAACTATAGTTTCTGCTGTCTCAAAAGGAAATAA
- a CDS encoding MBL fold metallo-hydrolase produces MFFELVYDKSLAQASYVIGCQAHGVAAVIDPKRDVDTYLQIAKANNMKITHILETHIHADFLSGSRELAALTGAEMYLSDEGDENWKYEFPHNKIKGGNVVKMGNLTFEVIHTPGHTPESVSFLLTDKPASSEPVMLFTGDFVFVGDVGRPDLLEQAAGIKGTQDVGAAQMYDSLQEFSKLGDYIQVWPGHGAGSACGKALGAVPMTTVGYEKIRNWALQLLNDKTAFAKELLADQPEPPKYFAMMKKLNKVDRKLLTEVPKVQNLSKVAYAKVKADGLKTIDTRPWQEYAEGFLRGTYSITNNNSFSTWMGWYLNYDENFVLIAEEAQVEDLTRKLMRIGLDNLYGYITPAQLAEYEKGNLETFNPIDKEAVEAKIAEGNVQVIDVRGVAEYKKGHIEEADNLFVGKLPQNLDKVSKDKPVIIHCQSGARAAIAYSILKASGFDNVENYAGGWADWSAKEAELIKG; encoded by the coding sequence ATGTTCTTCGAACTAGTTTATGACAAAAGTTTGGCCCAGGCCAGTTATGTAATCGGTTGTCAGGCACATGGTGTTGCAGCCGTAATCGACCCTAAAAGAGACGTAGATACCTACCTACAAATTGCCAAAGCCAATAACATGAAAATCACGCATATTTTGGAAACCCACATCCATGCGGATTTCCTAAGTGGTTCCAGAGAGTTGGCGGCATTGACCGGTGCTGAGATGTACCTGTCCGATGAAGGAGATGAAAACTGGAAATACGAGTTTCCCCATAACAAAATCAAAGGTGGAAATGTCGTAAAAATGGGTAACCTGACTTTTGAAGTCATCCATACCCCAGGTCACACTCCTGAAAGTGTCAGCTTTCTATTGACTGACAAACCAGCATCCAGCGAACCTGTGATGTTGTTCACCGGGGACTTTGTGTTCGTAGGTGACGTGGGAAGACCTGACTTGTTGGAACAAGCTGCCGGTATCAAAGGAACACAAGATGTAGGTGCAGCTCAGATGTATGATTCCTTGCAGGAATTCAGCAAATTGGGTGACTATATCCAAGTATGGCCAGGTCACGGTGCAGGTTCTGCCTGTGGTAAAGCATTGGGTGCAGTACCTATGACCACCGTAGGATATGAAAAAATCAGAAACTGGGCATTACAACTGTTGAATGACAAGACTGCCTTTGCCAAAGAATTGCTGGCAGATCAGCCTGAGCCGCCTAAGTACTTCGCAATGATGAAGAAATTGAACAAGGTGGACAGAAAGCTTTTGACCGAAGTACCTAAAGTTCAAAATTTATCCAAAGTTGCTTATGCCAAGGTAAAAGCTGATGGGTTGAAAACCATCGATACCAGACCATGGCAGGAATATGCTGAAGGTTTCCTAAGAGGTACTTACAGCATCACCAACAACAACTCCTTCTCCACTTGGATGGGTTGGTACCTGAACTATGATGAAAACTTCGTATTGATCGCTGAAGAAGCACAGGTGGAAGATTTGACCAGAAAGCTGATGAGAATCGGTCTGGACAATTTATATGGTTATATCACTCCTGCACAATTGGCAGAGTATGAAAAAGGTAATTTGGAAACTTTCAATCCGATCGATAAAGAAGCTGTAGAAGCCAAAATCGCAGAAGGTAATGTACAGGTCATTGACGTAAGAGGTGTGGCCGAGTACAAAAAAGGCCATATTGAAGAGGCAGACAATCTCTTTGTAGGTAAATTACCTCAAAATCTGGACAAAGTATCCAAGGACAAACCAGTAATCATCCATTGTCAAAGTGGAGCAAGAGCGGCAATCGCCTACTCCATCTTGAAAGCCAGCGGCTTCGATAATGTAGAAAACTATGCCGGTGGATGGGCAGACTGGTCTGCCAAAGAAGCAGAATTAATTAAAGGTTAA
- a CDS encoding glycoside hydrolase family 16 protein, with the protein MMLIKLKHTLIFLLAAVLTQACQQEEVDAKLVLPTNLEVNIVQGERGAVTVSFTAQNANFFRVGFGVGPQLPELVQGNQVTFLYRQAGTYTITVQAHATENDFIKEERQISISEAVFGLAIPQTGYTSPESYAGYRLVWRDEFEGNALSSDWVFDLGDGCPTLCGWGNNELQWYRRENVRVENGNLIIQARQESVGGRNYTSSRIKTQSRRSFKFGRVDIRAALPKGQGIWPALWMLGDNIDQVGWPRCGEIDIMEMVGGPGTARNNTVHGTVHWDNNGSHAEFGGSVTLREGIFNDNFHVFSIIWDEQKIVWLLDNEPYHEIDITPAALSELRESFFFLFNIAVGGNWPGNPDGTTTFPQQMVVDYVRVFQKE; encoded by the coding sequence ATGATGCTGATTAAATTAAAACATACACTAATTTTCCTTCTTGCGGCAGTCCTCACACAGGCCTGCCAGCAAGAGGAAGTTGATGCAAAATTAGTGTTGCCTACCAACTTGGAAGTAAATATCGTACAGGGAGAAAGGGGTGCGGTAACAGTAAGTTTTACTGCTCAAAATGCCAATTTCTTCAGGGTAGGTTTTGGAGTTGGACCACAGTTACCTGAACTGGTTCAAGGAAACCAAGTGACATTCTTATACAGGCAAGCAGGCACTTACACCATTACCGTTCAAGCCCATGCTACCGAAAATGATTTTATCAAAGAAGAAAGACAAATCAGTATTTCTGAGGCAGTTTTCGGGCTTGCCATACCTCAAACAGGATATACAAGTCCCGAAAGTTATGCGGGCTACAGACTGGTTTGGAGAGATGAGTTTGAAGGAAATGCCTTGTCATCTGATTGGGTATTTGATTTAGGTGATGGTTGCCCCACACTCTGTGGATGGGGGAACAATGAACTGCAATGGTATAGAAGAGAGAATGTCAGGGTTGAAAACGGAAATCTGATCATCCAGGCAAGACAGGAAAGCGTTGGAGGAAGAAATTATACCTCCTCCCGCATCAAAACTCAGAGCAGGCGATCATTCAAGTTTGGCAGGGTGGATATCAGGGCTGCTTTACCCAAAGGGCAAGGCATTTGGCCAGCACTATGGATGCTGGGTGATAATATAGATCAGGTGGGTTGGCCAAGATGTGGGGAGATTGATATTATGGAAATGGTCGGTGGACCAGGCACTGCCAGGAACAACACCGTTCATGGCACCGTTCATTGGGACAATAATGGAAGCCATGCTGAGTTTGGTGGCTCGGTAACTTTGCGGGAAGGGATCTTTAATGATAATTTCCATGTATTTTCCATCATTTGGGATGAACAAAAAATCGTTTGGTTATTGGATAATGAACCTTATCATGAAATCGATATCACTCCAGCGGCTTTATCGGAATTAAGAGAGTCCTTCTTTTTCCTATTTAATATCGCAGTTGGTGGAAATTGGCCCGGTAATCCAGACGGAACCACTACATTCCCACAGCAAATGGTCGTTGACTATGTGCGGGTATTCCAAAAAGAATAA
- a CDS encoding PKD domain-containing protein: MKRIFRLAAFLLPVLFMWACIEEYRLDAEPPTVQEAGFSFVPSEESDNILQFTADNDFFLMVWDLGNGVKAEGRKVTGFYPLAGTYKVTLTIYSRGGSATFSKDVVIENTDPTLLDRPVFNLLTGGIDAINGKTWAIDSTRAGHLGVGPIGSEFPEFYQARPNEKVGSGMYNTRYTFKLRDFVFDWNTGGLVYLNAAQGANFPGAFDPGVGDLSAPFVSPGGLNWNIVEESGRHPVLSVTTPGFIGYFTGTRSYQILRLTENEMFLRFTDQANGALAWYVRLIPAGFAAPTDPEPEPENPNVNFSLSDLVGNGRKTWKLKPAAGAFGVGPARGSDAFFPNGNNISGDRPCLFNDLFIFNQNGTYEYDAQGDIFGEFYMGLSSEGCQPESNLTGTPGAAWASGQHQFNFTPGTANSLPKITVTGTGAFIVLPKAFNGGEYTQGPPRPNESVTYDVIGYDRATGELQLSIDISGNGAVFWNFTLVPAGTDPEVPQENGLRLQDLIGTGSQAWKLKPAVGAFGVGPAPGSDAFFPNGQNISGDRPCLFNDLFIFKENGIFEYDAQGDIYAEDYMGISGGGCQPESNLTGTPGAAWASGTHQFSFQPASGNNRAKITVTGTGAFIVLPKAFNGGEYTQGPPRPNESVTYDVLNYNPTTRELTLVIDITNNGGVWWTYVLVPAN; this comes from the coding sequence ATGAAAAGAATATTCAGATTAGCAGCATTCTTATTACCTGTCCTATTCATGTGGGCATGTATAGAAGAATATAGATTGGATGCAGAGCCGCCAACAGTACAGGAGGCAGGCTTCAGCTTTGTTCCTTCCGAGGAAAGTGATAATATCCTGCAGTTTACCGCAGATAATGACTTCTTCCTGATGGTTTGGGATCTAGGTAATGGTGTCAAAGCAGAGGGCAGAAAAGTGACAGGTTTCTATCCTTTGGCAGGCACATATAAAGTAACGCTTACCATTTACAGCAGGGGAGGAAGTGCTACATTTTCCAAAGATGTAGTTATTGAAAATACAGATCCTACATTGCTGGACAGACCGGTTTTCAACTTATTGACAGGTGGCATTGATGCCATTAATGGTAAGACTTGGGCTATCGACTCGACTAGGGCTGGACATCTTGGGGTAGGACCTATTGGCAGTGAGTTCCCTGAATTTTATCAGGCCCGTCCAAATGAAAAAGTAGGTAGCGGTATGTACAACACCCGTTATACTTTTAAATTACGTGATTTCGTTTTCGATTGGAATACAGGCGGTTTGGTGTATTTGAATGCCGCTCAAGGCGCCAATTTCCCGGGAGCATTTGATCCGGGAGTAGGGGATTTGTCAGCTCCTTTTGTTTCGCCAGGAGGATTGAACTGGAATATTGTAGAAGAATCAGGAAGGCATCCTGTATTGAGTGTCACAACTCCTGGATTCATTGGATACTTTACAGGAACCCGATCTTATCAAATCTTAAGGTTAACAGAAAATGAAATGTTCCTTCGCTTTACAGACCAAGCAAATGGTGCTTTGGCCTGGTATGTGCGATTGATTCCTGCAGGATTTGCAGCACCTACTGACCCTGAACCTGAGCCTGAAAATCCAAATGTGAACTTCAGTTTGAGTGATTTGGTAGGAAATGGTAGAAAAACATGGAAGCTTAAACCTGCCGCAGGGGCTTTTGGTGTTGGGCCAGCTAGAGGAAGTGATGCATTTTTCCCGAATGGAAATAATATTTCAGGCGATAGACCTTGTCTATTCAATGACCTGTTTATATTCAATCAAAATGGAACATATGAATATGATGCCCAAGGAGATATTTTCGGTGAATTCTATATGGGTCTATCCTCTGAGGGATGTCAGCCGGAGTCTAATTTAACAGGAACTCCTGGAGCTGCATGGGCTTCTGGTCAACATCAATTTAACTTTACACCGGGCACTGCCAATAGTCTTCCAAAAATCACAGTGACTGGAACCGGGGCCTTTATAGTGCTGCCAAAAGCCTTTAATGGTGGTGAATATACCCAAGGACCTCCACGTCCGAATGAATCAGTCACCTATGATGTAATTGGCTATGATAGGGCAACAGGTGAATTGCAATTATCGATCGACATCTCAGGAAATGGAGCTGTATTCTGGAACTTTACCTTGGTCCCAGCTGGAACAGATCCAGAGGTTCCTCAGGAAAATGGTCTGAGGTTGCAGGATTTGATCGGAACTGGTTCACAGGCATGGAAACTGAAGCCGGCTGTAGGTGCATTTGGCGTGGGTCCTGCACCAGGAAGTGATGCATTCTTCCCAAATGGTCAAAATATTTCAGGAGACCGTCCCTGCCTTTTCAATGACCTGTTTATCTTCAAAGAAAATGGTATATTTGAATATGATGCACAAGGGGATATTTACGCCGAAGATTACATGGGTATATCCGGTGGGGGATGTCAACCTGAATCCAATCTAACAGGGACCCCGGGGGCGGCCTGGGCTTCAGGTACACATCAGTTTAGTTTCCAACCTGCTTCAGGCAATAACAGGGCAAAAATAACCGTTACTGGAACGGGCGCGTTTATTGTATTACCTAAGGCGTTCAATGGAGGTGAATATACCCAAGGTCCTCCAAGACCCAATGAATCTGTCACTTACGATGTCTTAAATTACAATCCGACTACACGTGAGTTGACATTGGTTATTGATATAACCAACAATGGCGGTGTTTGGTGGACCTATGTATTAGTACCTGCTAATTAA
- a CDS encoding RagB/SusD family nutrient uptake outer membrane protein yields MKKLYIIILALTMSLVSCDHWLDIEPEFVQDAENFFNTEEDFQRAVIGVYDLMQTNYLQVWIGEIASDNSIAGGESVNDTQGLHEIDGMRHGGVNNELRDVMRFNYAGIARANFIFENENKIDFPSKERLMAEISFIRAYYYFTLVNYFGDVPLIVDRRASINEVFQINRTPKAQVYEQIERDLDRAIRVLNWTNPEVGRITKGAAMALKGKVLLYQQKFGEAAQVFDELITTNQAGYALVPNMSTMWLVANQNSSEDVFTIQHSGLQGGDYGCLVCLQGNPAPGFHGIRNYVGPFYGDGNSYNLPTQNLYDFFGNDPRREVTILDLDAFIAAQPNASEISYMIGGGGHTGYYNNKYIKRDFERGLPDDDLTSPLNYRAIRYADVLLMAAEAFAQIGNDARARTELNKVRQRAGVPDITSSGSQLLEDIYRERRLELSGEGYRFWDLVRTGKAVAAISGFQVGKHELFPIPQVEIDLAGGRWAQNPGY; encoded by the coding sequence ATGAAAAAGCTATATATCATTATTTTGGCCTTAACCATGTCCTTGGTCTCTTGTGACCACTGGTTGGATATTGAACCTGAATTTGTTCAGGATGCAGAAAATTTCTTCAATACCGAAGAAGATTTTCAAAGGGCTGTGATCGGGGTTTATGATTTGATGCAGACCAATTACCTGCAGGTTTGGATAGGCGAAATCGCATCCGATAATTCCATAGCAGGTGGTGAAAGTGTCAACGATACTCAGGGCCTTCATGAGATTGATGGCATGAGGCATGGGGGAGTCAACAATGAATTAAGAGATGTGATGCGCTTTAATTATGCGGGAATTGCCCGTGCAAATTTCATCTTCGAAAATGAAAATAAGATTGACTTTCCTTCAAAAGAGCGTCTGATGGCTGAAATTTCTTTTATCAGAGCCTACTACTACTTTACCTTGGTGAATTACTTTGGAGATGTCCCCTTGATTGTCGATAGAAGAGCATCCATCAATGAAGTATTCCAAATAAATAGAACTCCCAAAGCTCAGGTATATGAGCAGATAGAAAGAGATCTGGACCGGGCGATACGCGTGTTGAATTGGACCAATCCTGAAGTGGGTAGAATAACGAAAGGTGCGGCTATGGCCCTGAAAGGCAAGGTTTTATTGTACCAGCAAAAATTTGGTGAGGCAGCTCAGGTTTTTGATGAATTGATCACTACCAACCAAGCTGGCTATGCATTGGTGCCTAATATGTCAACCATGTGGTTGGTGGCCAATCAGAACAGCAGTGAAGATGTGTTTACCATCCAACATTCAGGTTTACAGGGCGGTGATTATGGCTGCTTGGTTTGTCTGCAAGGTAATCCGGCACCTGGTTTCCATGGTATCCGGAATTATGTAGGTCCCTTCTATGGAGATGGCAACAGCTACAATCTTCCTACTCAGAATCTGTATGATTTCTTCGGAAATGATCCCCGTAGGGAAGTTACCATTCTTGATCTGGATGCGTTCATTGCAGCACAACCCAATGCATCAGAGATTTCTTACATGATTGGCGGAGGAGGTCATACCGGCTATTACAATAATAAATACATCAAGAGAGATTTTGAAAGAGGTCTTCCTGACGATGATTTGACGAGTCCCTTGAATTACCGCGCCATCCGTTATGCGGATGTACTGTTGATGGCAGCAGAGGCTTTTGCCCAGATTGGGAATGATGCCCGTGCCAGAACGGAGTTGAACAAGGTAAGACAAAGAGCCGGAGTTCCGGACATCACCAGCTCAGGTTCCCAATTGTTGGAGGACATTTACCGTGAGCGAAGATTGGAGCTTTCTGGAGAGGGCTATAGATTTTGGGATTTGGTAAGGACTGGAAAAGCAGTAGCAGCTATTTCCGGGTTTCAGGTAGGAAAGCATGAGCTGTTTCCTATTCCTCAGGTGGAGATTGATTTAGCAGGTGGTAGATGGGCACAAAACCCAGGTTATTAA